In Candidatus Sysuiplasma acidicola, the genomic window GATTGACATTCAGGCGGAACTTTCTGCTGGCAGATATGGTGGTGAAATAGCCGATTTGTCTGAGCTGGAAATCATGCTTCCAGACAAGGGTGCGCTCTTGGCACCTCAGGGCGCGGCTTAGCCATGTATTGTCATTGTCGAAAGCACCTGGATCAGTTCAGGAATGACCACGTCGGTTAGCAGCAATCTGTTAAAATTAAGGCTCCAGCTCCTCTTTGACGCAGAAGAAATCATGCCGTTGTTCTTCAGAGCTGTGTCTGCCTCCTTCAGCCGCGCTACGTCGAAAGCACTGTCGTGAAGCGTGAGCGTCAAGCGTGCTTCATCCATTGGCTTCAGATCGCGCACCTGCAGCAGAACTTTTTCGGTTTCTTCGAGCAACGTACGCTGCTGCAGGATTGTCCCGGTAATCGAAGCACCCCTGGTATCGGATTGCGACTTACATGAAATCCTTACCCTTGGATCGCGGTAGAACGACTTTTCTTCTTCAAACACCGGCATCAGATTCTCTATTCTGATTTCCTGTCCGCGTGGCTTCCGCTCAACCTCAATCGTGAGCTCCTTCATTATTCTGTGTCCAATCTTCCTCAGGCGGCTGTCCCTGCTGCCAGCAGGGCTGAAGTAAGCGCCGAGCACCATGTCTCCCTGTATTCTATATATTGGTTCGAATTTCCCGGAGTAGTAGAGTGCATCATATATCTCCAAAGGTACATCACCTGTCCTCGATGCTTTTATACTGATGGCGAGTTCTGATGACACTCTCTGCTTTGACATCGGACGATGCGATTGGCTTGATTATTAAAAAACATATGTGGTGATATGCGGCGAACCAGTCATCGGTTAAAGAATCGTGATCTTCACGGCGGTCATGACCCCTACGATCAGGGAAAGGCAGACTACAGGCTGTTCAGATCCATCTCAAAACTGACGGGCAGCAAACGGTCGGATGTGCTGCTTGGACCGATGTTTGGAGCAGATTTTGGCGTCATCGACACCGGCAATGGAAGGGTACTTGCGATTAGCACCGACCCAATCTACATCAATCAGCAAATGGAACTCGATAACGCTGCCTGGTTTGCCTTTCACATAGTAGTTACAGATGTCGCGCTTTCCGGTCTCGCACCGTCACATCTTGCACTCGACTGGAATCTTCCGCCTGGGTTAGATGACTCTATATTCCTCACCATCAGCAGAGTATTCCACGCCGAGGCTAAGGCCCTGAACATGTCGATCGTCACCGGGCACACCGGCAGATACGGCGGCTGCAAGGCACCGATACTCGGTGCCGGCACATCGATAGCAGTAGGAAGAAAAGAGAATCTCATCCTCCCGACAGGCATGAGGGCAGGGGACAGGCTCATACTCACAAAATATCCTGCGCTAGAAACAGCGATCCTGCTGTCCTACGAGTTCGACGACCTTCTTCGGGAGAATGTTGGTGGGAGCACATTGACCAGATTGCGGAAGAAGATTCGCATGCTTTCGCCACTCAACGAAGCGGCCGTTGTCTCATCTGCAGGAGGTGTCAGTGCGATGCATGATGCAAGCGAACGCGGCATCTATGGTGCGCTACATGAACTTTCAAAGGCGACCGGTCTGTCTTTTACCATCGAGCCTGACAACATCGCTATGGATTCAGATGTCAAGAAGGTGGCTGACTTTCTACGATTCAATCCCCTGGAAAGCAGCAGTGAAGGAACGCTGATACTAACCGCAAGAGAAGAGAGGGTACCGCAGATTGTACGCAAACTCGCAAGTGCGGGTGTAAGGGCAAGCGTGTGTGGTACTGTCATTCAGGGCAGGAACAGCGTGGCGGAGGTGACGGACGACGGGAGGTTACGAGCTGTTGGGATGCCGCTAACCGACGGATATCTCATCGCTCGACATGCTGCAAAGAGGATATTGCGCACTGCCGGGAGCAACAGCGCGCATCAGATAAGCGACTGATGCCATTCGTCAAATAAATCGCAATTCTTAAGAAGTTGCTACATGTGCTCCGGGAGCAAAAACAGGATAAACGCTAAAATGAAAAACGATTACATCCTGGCGGTAAGGACCCTTGCGATATCGGTGGGTGCAGGCGCCGCTTCAATGTTCGTTGGAGTTTATGGCGTTCTAATCGGCGCCTCTGCAGCGGAAATGGGCTGGCTCCAGTCTTCGGCAAACTCTATAGCAAACTCAGGTCAGCTGCTGTGGGGAAGGATCAGCGACAGGTTCGGAAGGAGAAAGCCCTTTCTGTTCTTCGGCAGCATCGCCCTGGCCGTACTCTGGCTGTTCATGGCAGTCATTTCAACGCCTGTCGAGCTGGTGATCACATATGCTGC contains:
- a CDS encoding AIR synthase family protein — encoded protein: MRRTSHRLKNRDLHGGHDPYDQGKADYRLFRSISKLTGSKRSDVLLGPMFGADFGVIDTGNGRVLAISTDPIYINQQMELDNAAWFAFHIVVTDVALSGLAPSHLALDWNLPPGLDDSIFLTISRVFHAEAKALNMSIVTGHTGRYGGCKAPILGAGTSIAVGRKENLILPTGMRAGDRLILTKYPALETAILLSYEFDDLLRENVGGSTLTRLRKKIRMLSPLNEAAVVSSAGGVSAMHDASERGIYGALHELSKATGLSFTIEPDNIAMDSDVKKVADFLRFNPLESSSEGTLILTAREERVPQIVRKLASAGVRASVCGTVIQGRNSVAEVTDDGRLRAVGMPLTDGYLIARHAAKRILRTAGSNSAHQISD